ATTCCCTCGCGCGCACCCACCTGTGGACACCACCTTGGCGGACACCCCGTCTTCCACGCTTTCCGGCGTGGCGCGGGTGCTCGTCCATGCCGGACGCCTGAATCCCCGCACCGCGGAGGACCTGGCCAAGAGCGCCAAGGAACGCCGCATCGGCTTCGTCCCGGCCGCCATCGCGGCTGGCGCGCTGTCGTCCGCCGACCTGGCGCACACGCTGAGCGCCGCCCTGGCCCTGCCGCTGCTCGACCTGACGGCGGTGGACCTGCAACGGCTGCCGCGCAACGTCATCGATCCGAAGCTGGCGGTCCAGTACCAGCTCATCGTGCTGGGCAAGCGCGGCAACCGGCTCTTCCTCGGCGGCGCCGACCCCACGGACCAGGAAGCGCTGGAGCGCGTCAAGTTCGCCACCCAGCTGGCGCCGGAATGGGTGGTGGTCGAGCACGACAAGCTGGCCAAGCTGCTGGAGGGCCAGACCACCTCGGCCAACGAGGCGCTGGAGTCGATCGCCGCGACCGACTTCGACTTCGACGTCACCGACGAGGACCCGACGGCGGCCGAGAACAACGAGGTCGTCGCCGAGGTGGAGGACGCGCCGGTGGTGCGCTTCCTGCACAAGATGCTGGTCGACGCGATCAACGCACGCGCCTCCGACCTGCACTTCGAGCCCTACGAATACCACTACCGGGTGCGATTCCGCATCGACGGTGAACTGCGCGAGATCACACAGCCGCCGATCGCGATCAAGGACAAGCTGGCCTCGCGCATCAAGGTCATCAGCCGCCTGGACATCTCCGAGAAGCGCGTGCCGCAGGACGGCCGCATGAAGCTGAAGTTCGGCCAGAAGGCGATCGACTTCCGGGTCAGCACGCTGCCCACGCTCTTCGGCGAGAAGATCGTGATCCGGATCCTGGACCCCTCGTCGGCCAAACTCGGCATCGAGGCGCTGGGCTACGAGAAGATCGAAAAGGACCGGCTGCTGCACGCCATCCAGCGGCCCTACGGGATGATCCTGGTCACCGGTCCGACCGGTTCGGGCAAGACCGTGTCGCTCTACACCTGCCTGAACATCCTCAACCAGCCGGGCGTGAACATCGCCACGGTCGAGGACCCCGCGGAAATCAACCTGCCGGGCATCAACCAGGTCAACGTCAACGACAAGGCCGGACTGACCTTCGCCGCGGCACTGAAGTCGTTCCTGCGCCAGGACCCGGACATCATCATGGTCGGCGAGATCCGCGACCTGGAGACCGCCGACATCGCCATCAAGGCGGCGCAAACGGGCCACCTGGTGATGTCCACGCTGCACACCAACGACGCCCCGACGACGCTGACCCGGCTGCTCAACATGGGCGTCGCGCCGTTCAACATCGCCTCCAGCGTGCTGCTCATCACCGCCCAGCGGCTGGCCCGCCGGCTGTGTGAAAACTGCAAGGTCCCGGCCGACTATCCGCGCGAAGCGCTCAAGCGGGCGGGTTTTCGTGACGAAGACCTCGACGGGACCTGGAAGCCGTACCGGGCCGTCGGTTGCTCGTCGTGCAACAACGGCTACAAGGGCCGGGTGGGCCTGTACCAGGTGATGCCGATCACGGAGCCGATCCAACGCATCATCCTCAGCGAGGGCACCGCGTTGGACATCGCCAAGCAGGCGCAGGCCGAGGGCGTGCGCGACCTTCGGCAGAGCGGGCTGATCAAGGTGCGTGGCGGCATGACCACGCTGGAAGAGGTCATCACCGTGACCAACGAGTAGTCAAGCAGTCAACGCGAAGGCAATCAGTTCTATGGCCACCGCCACCGCCACCGCCCGCAACGGCCGCCTCTCCGGCGGCGTGAAGGAATTCGTCTTCGAGTGGGAAGGCCGGGACAAGAACGGCAAGATCGTCCGCGGCGAGATGCGCTCCGGCGGCGAGGCGGCGGTCAGCGCCAGCCTGCGGCGCCAGGGCATCCTGGTCACCAAGTGCAAGAAGCGGCGCGTCAGCGGCGGCCGCGCGGTGAAGCAGAAGGACATCGCCGTCTTCACCCGTCAGCTCGCGACCATGATGAAGGCCGGGGTGCCGCTGCTGCAGGCCTTCGACATCGTCGCCCGCGGCGCGACCAACCCCAAGCTGACGCGGCTGCTCAACGACATCCGCTCCGACGTGGAGACGGGCACCAGCCTGTCCGCCGCGTTCCGCAAGCATCCCCTGCACTTCGACGCCCTGTACTGCAACCTGGTCGAGGCCGGCGAGGCCGGCGGCATCCTGGAGGCGCTGCTCGACCGGCTCGCGCTGTACCAGGAAAAGACGATGGCGCTGAAGCAGAAGATCAAGTCGGCGCTGATCTACCCGGTGGCGGTGATGGTGGTCGCCTTCATCGTGCTGACGGTGATCATGCTGTTCGTGATCCCGGCCTTCAAGGACGTGTTCAAGTCCTTCGGCGCCGATCTGCCCGCGCCGACCCTGATGGTCATCGCGATGTCCGAGTTCTTCGTCAGCTACTGGTGGCTGATCTTCGGCGTGCTGGGGGGCGGCATCTACTTCTTCCTGCAGGCCTGGAAGCGCTCCGAGAAGATGCAGATGGCGATGGACCGGCTGCTGCTGCGCATCCCGGTGTTCGGCGACCTGATCAACAAGTCGGTGATCGCGCGCTGGACGCGCACCCTGTCCACGATGTTCGCCGCCGGCGTGCCGCTGGTCGAGGCGCTCGACTCGGTGGGCGGGGCCTCGGGCAACGCGGTGTACGCCGAGGCCACCGAGAAGATCCAGAAGGACGTCTCCACCGGTTCGGCGCTGACCACGTCGATGCAGTCGGCCGGTGTCTTCCCGACCATGGTGCTGCAGATGACCTCGATCGGCGAGGAATCGGGCTCGCTGGACCACATGCTGGGCAAGGCGGCCGAGTTCTACGAGGACGAGGTCGACGAGATGGTCAAGGGCCTGTCCAGCCTGATGGAGCCCTTCATCATCGTCATCCTCGGCGTGCTGATCGGCGGCATCGTGGTGTCGATGTACCTGCCCATCTTCAAGCTCGGGGCGGTGGTCTGAGGGGTGGTGGGCAGCGCCGCCACCGTCGACCCGCTGGTCGCGACGCTGCTGTCGCCCTGGCTGCTCGCCCTCTACGGGCTGTGCGTCGGCAGCTTCCTCAACGTCGTCGCCCACCGGCTGCCGCGAATGATGGAGCGCCAGTGGTGGCGCGACGTGGCGGCCCAACTGGCCGATGCCGAGGGGTATCGGCGGGTGTTCGGCCTGCCGGCGCCGAAGCCGGTCACCGCCACCGCCAGTGAGCTGGAGGGCCGCCTGCAGGGCTTGCCGGCGCTGGGCCTGGCCAAGCCCGCCTCGCGCTGCCCGCATTGCAGCCGGCCGGTGCGCTGGCACGAGAACATCCCGCTGCTCGGCTGGCTGACGCTCAAAGGGCGCTGCGCCGGCTGCGGGGCCGCCATCGGCCTGCGCTACCCGCTGCTGGAACTGCTCACCGCGGCGCTGTTCGCCGGCGCCGGGCTGCGCTTCGGCGCCCAGCCCGCGGTGCTGCTGTGGTGCGGCTTCGCCGCGGCGCTGGTCGCGCTGTCGGCCATCGACTGGGACACCACCGTGCTGCCCGATTCGCTGACGCTGCCGCTGGCCTGGGCCGGCCTGGTCGGCAGCGCGCTGGGCTGGCTGCCGCTGCCGCTGACCGATGCCCTGTGGGGCGCGGTGGCGGGTTACCTCTCCCTCTGGTCGGTGTACTGGCTGTTCAAGCTCACCACCGGCAAGGAAGGCATGGGCTATGGCGACTTCAAGCTCATGGCCGCGCTCGGCGCCTGGCTCGGCTGGACGATGATCGTGCCGGTGCTGCTCGGTGCCTCGGTCATCGGTGCGGTGGTCGGCATCGCGATGAAGGCCAAGGCCTCGCTTCGCGAGGGCCGCTACGTCCCCTTCGGCCCGTTCCTGGCCGGCGCCGGGCTGGTCGTCATGCTGGCCGGGCCGCAGCGGGTGATGGGCTGGCTGGGCTGGTGAGATGGACGTCGCCGCGGCGCCACGGCGCCCGATCCGCATCGGCCTGACCGGCGGCATCGGCAGCGGCAAGAGCACGGTGGCCGCCATGCTGGAAAGCCTGGGCGCGGTGCTGATCGACGCGGACGCGCTGTCCCGCGCGCTCACCGCGCCCGGTGGCCGGGCGCTGCCGGCCATCGCGCAGGCCTTCGGGCCGGAGATGCTGGCGGCCGATGGCGGGATGGACCGCCACCGCATGCGGGCGCTCGTGTTCGCCGACGACGCCCAACGCAAACGCCTGGAGGCCATCCTCCACCCGCTCATCGGCGAGGAGACCGCCGCCCGCGAGGCCGCCGCCGCCCACCATCCGCGGGTCTACGACGTGCCGCTGCTGACCGAGTCGGCACACTGGCGCGACAGGGTCGACCGGGTGCTGGTGGTCGACTGCCCGGAGGAACGGCAGGTCGAACGGGTGGTGCGGCGTTCGGGCTGGACCCGCGAGGCGGTGCTCGCCGTCATCAACCGCCAGGCCACCCGGGCCGAACGGCGCGCCATCGCCGACGCGGTGATCGTCAACGACGGGCTGGACCTCGAGGGCCTGCGGGCCGAGGTGCGTGCGCTGTGGGCCGCGTGGCACGCCGGCCCCGCGGTGGGCCGATCGGCGCCCTGACCACGGCGGGTCCCGGCCCCGTCCGGCCGAAACGGGCGCGACCCCTGTGGAACAATGGTCCGCACCTGCCGCCGCCGAGCCACGAGGACCGCCTTGGTGCTGTACGAATACCCTTTCAACGAGAGCATCCGCACGATGCTGCGGCTGGAGCACCTGTTCGGCCGCCTCGGCACGCTCATCGCGCGCGAGGCCGCGGTGGACCACCACTTCGCCCTGGCCACCATCTTCGAGATCATGGACGTCGCCTCGCGGGCCGACCTGAAGTCGGACCTGCTGAAGGAACTGGACAAGCACAAGGCCCAGTTCGCCGCCTACCGCGGCAACCCGGCGATCTCCGAGGCCGCGCTGGACCAGGTGCTCGGCCGCCTGGACCGCGCCTTCCACGGCCTGAACGAACTGCACGGCAAGGCCGGGCAGGCGCTGACGGCCAACGAGTGGCTGATGAGCATCCGCAGCCGCATCAGCATCCCCGGCGGCACCTGCGAGTTCGACCTGCCGGCCTACTACGCCTGGCAGCAACGTGAGCCGGCACGCCGCCGCGCCGACCTGCTGCAGTGGGTCGCGACGCTGTCGCCGCTCGGCGATGCGCTGACCGCCCTGCTCGCCCTGCTGCGCGACAGCGGCGTGGCGCAGAAGTCGGTGGCGCCGCAGGGTGTCTACCAGCAGTCGCTGCCGGCCGGCCGCAGCTACCAGCTGCTGCGCGTGCGGGTGCCGGCCGACACCGAGCTGGTGCCGGAGATCAGCGGCCATCGCCTGATGGTCGCCATCCGCTTCATGCGACAGGACGCGGACGGGCGGCTGAAGCCGGCGGCCGAGGACGTCAGCTTCGAGCTGACGCTGTGCAGCTGACCATGGCGCCGACCAAGCCGGCGCCGGTGGTGCCCTGCCCGCAATGCGGTCAGCCCAGCCGCTTCGCGCCGGACAACCGCTGGCGCCCCTTCTGCAGCGAGCGCTGCCGCAGCATCGACCTCGGCGCCTGGGCCAGCGAGAGCTACCGCGTCCCCGCCTCGCCGCCCGACCCGACGGAGTCCGGGCGCCACGACGAACCGCCCGAACGCAGCCACTGACGCCGCGGGCGCCAGGCCGCTCAGGCCGGCGGCCGCCCTGCCACGGTGCGCCGTGCACCGTTCGACCACCATGCCGCGCAGCCGGCGGGCACCGACCCGCCGGCGACGAGCAGCGCGCCGTGCCGGTACAGGTCGGCGGTGAGCAGCGCCGTGCCGGGCTGCAGCAGCCACACCGCCCCGGCTCGGTCTGCCCACAGCACCCGGGTGTCCGACCCTTCGAGCGCCGCCAGCAACACGAGCGGCGCGGCGCCGGGCCGCAGCACCACCGTGAGCGGTCCGCCCTCGGCCGGCGGCCGCGCCGCCAGCAACGCCGCCAGCGACGTCACCAGGGCCAGGGCCCACGCGGTGGCGCCCGCGCCCGGCCGCGCCCGCCGGCGCTTGGCCAGCCCGATGGCCATCGGCAGCAGGCCGAACATCGCCAGCCACGCCAGGTCCCAGGCCAGCGGCCGGGGACTGTCCATGCGCACCCGGTGCAGGCCCAGCCACCAGTGCGACAGCAGCGCATCGGCGACGTGCCAGGCGCCGAAGCCGATGAGAAACGCCGGCCCCAGCGGCAGCCGCTGGGCGAGCGCCGCGCGGTGCCGCCACAGCCCGGCCAGCGCGATGGCCGCCAGGCCGTACATCGCCAGGTGGAACAGGCCGTCGGCCAGCAACTGCAGCCGCAGGTCGGCGAAACGGCCGCCCTGCACCGCCGACAGCAGGTGGTGCCACTGCAGCACCTGGTGCAGCAGGATGCCGTCGAAGAAACCGCCGAACGCGACCCCGAGCAAGGCCGCCGCACGCAGCAGCGACCGGTGGGACGGGCTGGCGGGCGGGTTGAAAGGGGAGGTCATGGGCGAGGGAGCCGAGGCAGGTGGCCCGGCCGCGGCAAGCGGCGTGCAGGGCCTGAAGGCGGGCGCCGATCCTGCTAGCAAGCGGGTCGGCGGGGTAAGCCCGAGCGGCCCCTGGGTTCGCGCGGGCGCCGGTCGCACGATCGGCGGCAATCCGCTACGCTGGGTGCCCACGGGCCGTCTGCTGATCGAGCTGGCGGGTGCCCGCGGCCGGCGTGGACACCGCAGCATCGGAGGCGCGATGAGAAGGACCGTGCTCTACAGCAGCCCGTCGGCACAGCGGCCGGCGGTGCCCGTGGCGCCGAAGGCGCCGACCCGCGACGACGGTCCGGCGCGCCGGAGCTCGGCGCCCGACCCGGCGAACGGCGGCTCGTCAGCCCGGCCACCCGGCCGCCTGCGCCGGCTCTGGCGGCATCCCCGGCGCGGCCCGCTGGTGTCGGGGACGCTGTTCGGCGCCCTGCTGGCCACCGCCGTCTGGTTGGCCGCCGCACCGCCGGTCGCGCGCTCGCTGACGCAGGAGGACATCGACGCGGCCGTCCTGCACACCCTCAACACCAAACGCCTGCCGTCGAAGGAAGCGAAGGCGGCCGCGGCGATCGCCCCGTCCGTGGTGCGCGTGATCGCGCTGGGCGAACCCGACGCGAAGGGGCAGCAGGAGGAACTGGGCACCGGCTCCGGCGTGGTGCTGGTCGAGGACGGCACCATCCTGACCAACCTGCACGTCGCCGCCCAGGCGCCGCGGCTCAAGGTGGTGTTCCACGACGGCCATGTCTCCGACGCGCGCATGACCGGCAGCCAGCCGGAGAACGACCTCGCCGTCATCCGCGCCAGCAGCCTGCCCGACGACCTGAAGCCGGCGACGATGCGCTCCACCGCAGACCTGCAGCCCGGCGACATGGTGGTGGCCACCGGCTTCCCCTTCGGCATCGGCCCCAGCGTCAGCGCCGGCGTCGTCTCCGGCCTCAAGCGCGAGTTCCGCTCGCCGGCGGGCGAGAAGGTATTGACCAACCTGATCCAGTTCGACGCCGCGGCCAACCCGGGCAGCTCCGGCGGCCCCCTGGTCACCGAGGACGGCGAGGTGGTGGGCATCGTCACCGCCATCCTCAACCCGAGCAAGCAGGGTGTCTTCGTCGGCATCGGCTTCGCGGTGCCGATCGAGAACGCCGCCGGCGCGGTCGGCCTGTCTCCCTTCTGAAGGACCTGAGATGACGGAAATGCGGCATGAGGAAGTGGCCGAGCGCATGCAGCGCGTGCTCTACGAGGTCAAGCGGGTGGTGGTCGGACAGGACCACTTCCTCGAGCGGGTGCTGGTGGCGCTGCTGGCGCAGGGCCACCTGCTGGTCGAGGGCGTGCCCGGCCTGGCCAAGACGCTGACGGTGAAGACGCTGTCGCGGGTGCTGTCGGGCCAGTTCAAGCGCATCCAGTTCACGCCCGACCTGGTGCCGGCCGACCTCATCGGCACCCGGCTCTACAACCAGAAGAGCGGCGACTTCAGCACCTCGCTGGGCCCGGTGTTCACCCACCTGCTGCTGGCCGACGAGATCAACCGCGCGCCGGCCAAGGTGCAGAGCGCGCTGCTGGAGGTGATGCAGGAGTACCAGGTCACCATCGCCGGCGAGACCCACCCGGTGCCGCGGCCCTTCCTCGTCATGGCCACGCAGAACCCGATCGAGACCGAGGGCACCTACCCGCTGCCCGAGGCCCAGGTCGACCGCTTCATGATGAAGATCGTCGTCGGCTACCCCACCGAGGAGGAGGAGTTCGTCATCGTCGACCGCGTCGCCGGCGCGCCGGTGGACGTGGCGCGGGTGATCGACATGGACGACCTGGCCGTGCTGCAGCGGCAGGTGCGCAAGGCCTACGTCGACCCCTCGCTGATGACCTACGCCGTCAAGCTGGTGGCGGCCACCCGGGAGCCGGCGCGCTACGGCCTGCCGGACCTGGCCCGCTACATCAGCTACGGCGCCAGCCCGCGCGCCACCATCAACCTGATCGAAGGGGGGCGGGCGCTGGCGCTGCTGCGCGGCCGGCCCTACGTGCTGCCCGAGGACGTGACCGACCTCGCCGCCGACGTGCTGCGCCACCGGCTGGTGCTGTCGTACGAGGCGCTGGCCGAGAACCTGTCCGCCGACCACGTCGTGCGCAAGGTGCTGGAAAAAGTGCCCGCGCCCGACAAGCCGCTGCAAACCCATGTTCAGGTCGAAACGGCGGCCTGAGCCCGCACCGGCCTCGGCCCTGCCGGCGGCTGCGCAGGCAGAGCAACTGCTCGGCCGGCTGGAGTGGACGGTGCTCAAGCGCCTGTCCGGCCTGCTGGAGGGCGAGTACCGCACCCTCTTCCGTGGCAACGGCCTGGACCTCGCGGACCTGCGCGAGTACCAGCTGCACGACGACGTGCGCCACATCGACTGGAACGTCACCGCCCGGCTGCAGCAGCCGCACGTGCGCCAGTTCCAGCAGGACCGCGAGCTGGCGGCCTGGTTCCTGGTCGACGTCAGCGCGTCGATCGACTTCGGCAGCGGCGCGCAGCGCAAGCAGGACGTGCTGCTCGGCTTCATCGCGGTGGTCGCCCGGCTGCTCGCCGGTCACGGCAACCGCGTCGGCCTGGTGGTCTACGACCGCGACATCGAGGCGGTGCTGCCGCCCAAGAGCGGCCGCGCCCAGGTGCTGCAGCTGCTGCACCTGCTGATGAACCGGCCGGAGCGCCCGCCGCCGGCCCGGCGACGCCGTGGCGAGCCGCCGCCCCGCGGCACCGACCTCGCCCCGCTGTTGCTGCGCGCGGGCGGCCTGCTGCAGCGGCGCTCGCTGGTCTTCCTGGTGTCCGACTTCCAGAGCGGCCCCGGCTGGACCGAGCCGCTCGGCCGGCTGGCGCAGCGGCACGAGGTGCTGGCGGTGCGGCTGTCCGACCCGCTGGAGCGCTCGCTGCCCTCGCTCGGCCTGGTGCTGCTGCAGGACGCGGAGACCGGCGAGCAGACGCTGGTCGACACCGCCGACAAGCGCTTCCGCCGCCGCTTCGAGGACGCGGTGGCACGGCGCGAGGCCGAACTGCAGCTGGCCTTCGCCGACGCTGGCGTCGACGCCTTCGAGCTGGCCACCGACGACGACCTGCTGCTCGCGCTGCGGCGCTTCATGGCGCTGCGCCGGCTGCGCCAGCGTCGTGCCGGCGCCATGCGCACCGCCTGATGCGCCGCCTGATGCCCACCGCCCATTTCCCGACCGACAGACCGAGGGCGCCACGATGACCTTCCTCTGGCCCGAACTGCTGTGGACCCTGGCGGCGCTGCCGCTGCTGGTGGCGCTGTACCTGTGGTTGCTGTCGCGGCGCAAGAAGGCCGCGGTGCGCTACTCCGGCCTGGCGCTGGTGCGGGAGGCGCAGGGCCGCGGCGGCGCCTGGCGCCGGCATCTGCCGCCGCTGCTGCTGCTGCTGGCGCTGGCCGCCCTGCTGCTGGCCACCGCGCGGCCCAGCGTCAAGCTGACCCTGCCGTCGCAGCAGCGCATGGTGATCCTGTCGATGGACGTCTCGGGCAGCATGCGCGCCACCGACGTCAAGCCCAACCGCATGTTGGCGATGCAGGCGGCGGCGCGCGAATTCGTGCAGGCGCAGCCGGCGTCCACCCGCATCGGCATCGTCACCTTCGCCGGCACCGCGGCGCTGGTGCAGCCGCCGACGTTCACCAAGGACGACCTGATGGCGGCCATCGACCGCTTCAACTTCCAGCGCGGCACGGCGGTGGGCAGCGGCATCCTGGTCTCGCTGCAGACCATCTTCCCGGACATGGACTTCGAGCTGCTGCGCAGCGACCCGCGGCGCTCGGCCAGTTCCGGCGGCGGCCGGCCGATCGACCTCAACCCGGGCAGCGGCACCAAGCCGCCGCCCCCGCCCGTGCCGCCGGGCTCCTACGGCTCGGCGGTCATCGTGCTGCTGACCGACGGCCAGACCACCACCGGCCCCAACCCCATCGAGGCCGCGCGCATGGCCGCCGAACGCGGCGTGCGCGTCTACACCGTCGGCGTCGGCACCGACAACGGCGAGACGCTGACCGGCGACGGCTGGTCGATGCGGGTGCGCCTGGACGAGGCCTCGCTCAAGCAGATCGCCAACACCACCGGCGGCGAGTACTACTACGCCGGCACCGCGCCCGACCTGCAGAAGGTCTACCAGACGCTGCACTCCAAGCTGTCGCTGGAGACGCGCGAGACCGAGGTGTCCGCGCTGCTGGCGGCCGCCGCCGCCGTGCTGCTGGTGCTGTCGGCCGGGCTGTCGCTGCTCTGGTTCCACAGGGTGAGCTGAGCGTCAAGACACCGTTCTGGTAAGCCCGACCATCGGCGGCAGTGCGGCCACTTTGGCGACGAGATCGCGCATGCTGCGGGTCGCGGTTTTCGTCCGAATGCTGGCCACCTGCGTCCTGATGGTCGACACCGCGACGCCGTTCTGCTTCGCAATGTCGTGAGGCGATAAGCCAGAGCACAGCATCGTCAGCACGCGGGTCTCTGACGGCGTTAGGCCATTGCACCGTGCAAACCAGTCGACGGCCAGCGGCTGAACGGGTCGGCGACGGCCGAGGATTAACAGCGCCAACCGGTCGTCGGCACCGAATTCCTGATTGATGGGCACCACACTGGCAATCACCGATCGATCGCCCTCCTCGGCACATACCACTTGCCGGTACGAGCTTGCCAACGCCGCCGCGAGTCGACGACCAAGGCCCGGCTGCGCACTCTTCACACGCAGAACATGCACCCCGTTGTCCCGGTCCAGGCAGATGGGCCCTGCGTCCAAGCTGAGCCGAGCCACCCGGTTCATGTGAACAACAACACCTTTCACGTTCACCAGTAGCATCGGCAAGTCGACTTCATCGAGCATCGCTTCCAGCAGTTGGATCGATGGACGTTGACGTAGATCGTCCGCCGAAGATTCAGGCTGCCGATCGGCCCATGCCGGCGCCGAACGGGTACCGGCATGGACGTTGCGTTCAAAGGTTATGTGCATGTCGTCGATCACAGCGTTCGCCGAAGTGAACGGGCGAAATGCACCTTATCCCGATGCGCACGGCCGCGCCTCCACCGTTGGCGCTAAGACGATTCCGCTACCAATGGAGGATGTCTGACGATGTCAAACCTGGTCGACTGGGGCTCGAAACTCCAACGAGTGCTGATGGTGGACGACCACGTCATGATCCTGCAGGCAATCAGGTCCTCGCTTCTGGAGTCGGCTCCTGGCCTGGAAATCGACATGGCGTCGAGTTTTGGGAAGGCACTGCAGGCGGTCGGCGAAAAGACCTACGAGCTGGTGATCCTCGATTGGCATCTGCCCGATGGCAAGGGCGTCGATACCGTTCGCCAACTTCATGACTCGGGTTGCACCGCAAGGGTAGTGATCCTTTCGGGTGATGCCTCCACCGAAAGAATACTTCTGGCGCTCCAGGCAGGAGCGGCCGGCTTCATACCGAAGACCTACGACATGGCTTTGCTGGCGGCAGCGCTCGGCGTCGTGATTCACGGCGGCGTATTCCTTCCGCCAGAAGTGCTGGGGCATGCCGGCAGGCTGCCCGCGGCCACAGATGCCCGCGCCATCGGCGACCCGATCGCTAATCCCTTGAAGCAAGCAGATCCGCAGCACGCGTCTGCGAAACGCGGCGCCAGTGCCACCGAACCTGCTGCGGCCGCGTTGGTCGAGCTGGACGCGCGGTTTCCATCGCTGACCGGACGCCAATTGGCTGTATTCCGGGCAGCGATGCGCGGACTCAGCAACAAGCTGATCGCCCGTGAACTGGGCATTGCAGAGTCGACCGTCAAAACGCATTTGTCGGCTGTGTTCGCCAGCCTCAACGTGTCCAACCGGACGCAGGCCGTGTTGCTCGCTTCCCGGGAGGGCTTTCGTGTGGCTTGACCGAGGTCTAAGAACATTGTTCGATCAATGGCTCCATTCCGCAAACGCACCCGGCCCAGACCTGG
The sequence above is a segment of the Aquabacterium sp. J223 genome. Coding sequences within it:
- a CDS encoding DUF58 domain-containing protein; this encodes MFRSKRRPEPAPASALPAAAQAEQLLGRLEWTVLKRLSGLLEGEYRTLFRGNGLDLADLREYQLHDDVRHIDWNVTARLQQPHVRQFQQDRELAAWFLVDVSASIDFGSGAQRKQDVLLGFIAVVARLLAGHGNRVGLVVYDRDIEAVLPPKSGRAQVLQLLHLLMNRPERPPPARRRRGEPPPRGTDLAPLLLRAGGLLQRRSLVFLVSDFQSGPGWTEPLGRLAQRHEVLAVRLSDPLERSLPSLGLVLLQDAETGEQTLVDTADKRFRRRFEDAVARREAELQLAFADAGVDAFELATDDDLLLALRRFMALRRLRQRRAGAMRTA
- a CDS encoding VWA domain-containing protein is translated as MTFLWPELLWTLAALPLLVALYLWLLSRRKKAAVRYSGLALVREAQGRGGAWRRHLPPLLLLLALAALLLATARPSVKLTLPSQQRMVILSMDVSGSMRATDVKPNRMLAMQAAAREFVQAQPASTRIGIVTFAGTAALVQPPTFTKDDLMAAIDRFNFQRGTAVGSGILVSLQTIFPDMDFELLRSDPRRSASSGGGRPIDLNPGSGTKPPPPPVPPGSYGSAVIVLLTDGQTTTGPNPIEAARMAAERGVRVYTVGVGTDNGETLTGDGWSMRVRLDEASLKQIANTTGGEYYYAGTAPDLQKVYQTLHSKLSLETRETEVSALLAAAAAVLLVLSAGLSLLWFHRVS
- a CDS encoding helix-turn-helix transcriptional regulator codes for the protein MIDDMHITFERNVHAGTRSAPAWADRQPESSADDLRQRPSIQLLEAMLDEVDLPMLLVNVKGVVVHMNRVARLSLDAGPICLDRDNGVHVLRVKSAQPGLGRRLAAALASSYRQVVCAEEGDRSVIASVVPINQEFGADDRLALLILGRRRPVQPLAVDWFARCNGLTPSETRVLTMLCSGLSPHDIAKQNGVAVSTIRTQVASIRTKTATRSMRDLVAKVAALPPMVGLTRTVS
- a CDS encoding response regulator — translated: MSNLVDWGSKLQRVLMVDDHVMILQAIRSSLLESAPGLEIDMASSFGKALQAVGEKTYELVILDWHLPDGKGVDTVRQLHDSGCTARVVILSGDASTERILLALQAGAAGFIPKTYDMALLAAALGVVIHGGVFLPPEVLGHAGRLPAATDARAIGDPIANPLKQADPQHASAKRGASATEPAAAALVELDARFPSLTGRQLAVFRAAMRGLSNKLIARELGIAESTVKTHLSAVFASLNVSNRTQAVLLASREGFRVA